The Plasmodium yoelii strain 17X genome assembly, chromosome: 8 DNA window AAGCAAAATCATGGGCTCAAACAGTTTAATTAGATAtccataaaattattaaatcttttaaaaattatttatcatgttttatattttttttttttttttttttttttttgaaatatttgcCAAACCGAATTATACATTAAAGTgttatctaaatttttagAATTTTTGCATCTTTGTGTAGAACACGTAAAATGCTTTTTGAAAATTATGCATGcacaaaataaagaaaagtaaaattaaaaaattgaaaaaaaaaaaaaaaaatgattatatataCGTACACATTTTTGGCTGCATGAACAGACCAATTACTAGTTTACAACTAAATTAATCTTTTTATTGGGATCATAAATTTATGCCAAATATTTGATTCGATATCATCTAATTGATTTTGCCATCAATTTAAGTTCATTTTTGGCTTCACTATTAGGTAAATCTTCTAAGGCGTAATAATTTTTTGCAACCTCGAGAAGCCAAGATCCATCTATTTTTGTAACGGttcttataaaattttttgatGTTAATATAAGTTCATGATATAGAACCCATTCTGGATTAATTTGAAAAACAGTAGATGGATGTAAAGTAACAATTTGTATATCCTTTACAGTAATATAATATcctttatttgttttataagCTACTTGTTGATAGAACCCACTTAATAGTGCTTttcttatattaatataataatttgggTTCGATGGATTGATAGATGTAATTTTTAATCCCAATCTTTCCATAGTTTTTAATAATTGTAATCTAACATTTTGAGCAGATGTCATGGTTctatgatttaaaaaatgatcaTAACAAAATTTTCTAGATTCATTTTGATCAACTAATGAATGTTTAATAAATGCATGAAAAACATTAAGTAATGTTAAATGATCTCCATCTAAATGTGAAAATCTAGCTTTCATTTCATCAGCTTCttttccttttatttttgGTCTTAAAAAACATTGTGGAACAGATAACATAGCTGCAATAGATAATATTTCACTAGAACATGAATAATTAGATGATTCTAATAATACTTTAGCTAGCTGTGGGTCTACAGGAAATTCACTCATTATATGtcctttttttgttaactCTCCTTCATCATCTAATGCttctaaataatttaattgttCTAAAGCTCTCATTAATGTTTCAGGTGCAGGAGGATCCATAAAATCGAAATGTACTAAATCATCAATacctaatttttttaaatttaatacaACAGATCCTAAATTTGATCTTAAAATTTCTGGATATGTTTGTTCAGGTAATGTTtcattaaaacatttttctGTATATAAACGAAAACATTTTCCTGGTTTTGTCCTACCAGCTCTTCCAGCTCTTTGTTGAGCTGATGCTTTAGAAATCGGAGCTATAAGTAATGATTCTATTCTTGCTCTTGGATTATAAACTTTTTGTTTTGAAAAACCAGGATCAATTACATAAACAATTCCATCAATAGTTATAGATGTTTCAGCAATATTAGTTGCTAATATACATTTTCTTCCTTTTTTATCTCCTTTATATCTTGGAGGTGGGGCGGGTTCAAAAATTTTTTGTTGTTGTGCTGGTGGCAATGACGAATATAATGGTAAACATACTAATTGAGGTATACCAGGTTTTTTAGATActaatttttctatttctttttttgtcATTTCAATTTCATCCTCCCCTGTtaaaaatactaatatatcACCTTCTTCTTCACTagtatgtatattatatacagtTTTAATCACAACttttatataacatttttcgGGTTGcattgtataaaatatttcaacAGGATATAATCGACCTGGAATATTTAATATCTTtgaattgttaaaaaaattttgaaattttTCTGCATCTAAAGTAGCAGACATAACAACTAATTTCAAATCATCTCTTTTTTCTTGAATATTTTTGATTACTCCGAATAATATATCTGTAGATAATGTTCTTTCATGTGCTTCATCTAAAATTATTACATTATATCTTTTTAATAAAGGATCAAACATAGATTCTCTTAAAAGCATTCCATctgttaaatattttataattgtttTATGACAAGATTTGTCTTCAAATCTTATAGTATATCCTACATAGGTTCCTAATTCTACATCTAATTCTTCTGCTACACGTGCAGCGACACTCATTGCTGCAACTCTTCTTGGCTGAGTAACAGCTATAGATTTTTTTTCTGAAAATTTGGATTCTAAAACAAACTGAGATATTTGTGTTGTTTTACCACTTCCTGTATCCCCaacaattattattacattattttttttaaataattttaaaaagtttTTTTTAGCTGCCCATGCAggcaattttttttttgattcaaGTAATTCTAAATATCTATCACtatatcttttatttgttaatttatttataagattATTTTCATCTACATCTTTTTCagatgtattatttttatcattactaatttctttatttacaAAATCTGTTGTAGAACCCATATTAAGTTCTTCGTTTTCTTTAAAATTgttaacattattattaggtccactatttttacattcttcattattatctGAATCAATTATTTTATGCCTTTTTATATTACTGTTCATATCAATATTTTCTTTCTCATCAGTTTGAGattcttctttttttcttttatgaGTTATTTCTTGATTCTGTTTtgtttcatcattttcttctgAACTTTTTTGCTCTATACATTCTACggtattttccattttatattatcttgtaaatatttacttcttattaaaaatgaacacAATGcaatacatacatataagcccaaattaaataaatacatatatgtatgtatgtatatgtatatgcatatgtatgtatatgtgcATGTTTTGCAATTGCAAATATTTATGTCCAACAAGTGGCTAATTACTGATATATTCTTAGATGCACAAAAATTCAGCACAAATCTTTTTAAAAAGAAACCACAAATTTGATTACCTTCATATCTAATaagattatttttatctcttATTCATGTACATAAATAACAttgcatattttatatattgaggactgtatatttataaatatatttgtttgctTAATATTTGTTTGCTTAATATTTGTTTGCTTAATATTTGTCTTTCTTTTTCTCCATTTCTACGATTATATCATAaccaaataaattatatgaccAAAACAATCTTCTATAagttctttaaaaaaaaaaaaaaaattctccaaatattta harbors:
- a CDS encoding ATP-dependent RNA helicase protein encodes the protein MENTVECIEQKSSEENDETKQNQEITHKRKKEESQTDEKENIDMNSNIKRHKIIDSDNNEECKNSGPNNNVNNFKENEELNMGSTTDFVNKEISNDKNNTSEKDVDENNLINKLTNKRYSDRYLELLESKKKLPAWAAKKNFLKLFKKNNVIIIVGDTGSGKTTQISQFVLESKFSEKKSIAVTQPRRVAAMSVAARVAEELDVELGTYVGYTIRFEDKSCHKTIIKYLTDGMLLRESMFDPLLKRYNVIILDEAHERTLSTDILFGVIKNIQEKRDDLKLVVMSATLDAEKFQNFFNNSKILNIPGRLYPVEIFYTMQPEKCYIKVVIKTVYNIHTSEEEGDILVFLTGEDEIEMTKKEIEKLVSKKPGIPQLVCLPLYSSLPPAQQQKIFEPAPPPRYKGDKKGRKCILATNIAETSITIDGIVYVIDPGFSKQKVYNPRARIESLLIAPISKASAQQRAGRAGRTKPGKCFRLYTEKCFNETLPEQTYPEILRSNLGSVVLNLKKLGIDDLVHFDFMDPPAPETLMRALEQLNYLEALDDEGELTKKGHIMSEFPVDPQLAKVLLESSNYSCSSEILSIAAMLSVPQCFLRPKIKGKEADEMKARFSHLDGDHLTLLNVFHAFIKHSLVDQNESRKFCYDHFLNHRTMTSAQNVRLQLLKTMERLGLKITSINPSNPNYYINIRKALLSGFYQQVAYKTNKGYYITVKDIQIVTLHPSTVFQINPEWVLYHELILTSKNFIRTVTKIDGSWLLEVAKNYYALEDLPNSEAKNELKLMAKSIR